The Oleidesulfovibrio alaskensis DSM 16109 genome has a segment encoding these proteins:
- a CDS encoding BMC domain-containing protein has protein sequence MSSSNALGMIETRGLVGAVEAADAMVKAANVTLIGRSQVGGGLVTVMVRGDVGAVKAATDAGAAAANNVGELVSVHVIPRPHSEVEMILPKVEG, from the coding sequence ATGTCCTCTTCCAACGCACTCGGTATGATTGAAACCAGAGGTCTTGTGGGCGCAGTAGAAGCAGCTGACGCCATGGTGAAGGCCGCAAACGTCACCCTGATCGGCCGTTCGCAGGTGGGCGGTGGTCTGGTGACCGTGATGGTCCGCGGCGACGTGGGCGCAGTGAAGGCTGCAACCGACGCAGGCGCAGCTGCCGCCAACAATGTGGGCGAGCTGGTAAGCGTGCACGTGATTCCCCGTCCCCACAGCGAAGTGGAAATGATTCTTCCCAAGGTGGAAGGCTAA
- a CDS encoding phosphate propanoyltransferase, translated as MNEKAMQEALEGVIRSVMDQLGSRGGEVSACGVNTDEEIPVELSARHAHLSEEDAIALFGGPLTPVRELSQPGQFLCKERVRLIGPKGVIDNVAVLGPSRGRSQVEVSKTDARILGTSAPVRQSGDVAGTPGIILASQDGIVGLEEGLIVAARHIHMSTEDAARFGVHDNDLVSVRLEGERPLILEDVLVRVSDSFRLAMHIDADEGNSSGWNKSVSGRIVGRKCGADNGLCRY; from the coding sequence ATGAACGAAAAAGCCATGCAGGAAGCCCTTGAGGGCGTTATCCGCAGCGTCATGGATCAGTTGGGGAGCCGCGGCGGTGAAGTTTCCGCCTGCGGCGTGAACACGGATGAAGAAATTCCCGTGGAGCTGTCGGCGCGCCATGCCCACCTGAGCGAAGAAGACGCCATTGCCCTGTTCGGCGGGCCGCTCACCCCTGTGCGCGAACTTTCCCAGCCGGGACAGTTTCTGTGCAAAGAGCGTGTACGGCTTATCGGTCCCAAAGGCGTCATCGACAACGTTGCGGTGCTCGGTCCTTCGCGCGGCCGTTCACAGGTAGAAGTTTCCAAGACCGACGCCCGCATTCTGGGCACATCGGCCCCTGTGCGTCAGTCCGGTGACGTGGCGGGCACTCCGGGCATCATTCTCGCTTCGCAGGACGGTATTGTGGGGCTGGAAGAAGGTCTGATCGTCGCCGCCAGGCATATTCACATGTCTACCGAAGACGCCGCCCGCTTCGGTGTGCACGACAACGATCTGGTCAGTGTCCGGCTTGAAGGCGAACGCCCCCTCATTCTGGAAGACGTGCTGGTGCGTGTCAGCGATTCGTTCAGGCTGGCCATGCATATCGACGCCGACGAAGGCAACAGCTCCGGCTGGAACAAGAGCGTCAGCGGCAGAATAGTGGGCAGAAAGTGCGGAGCGGATAATGGACTTTGCCGCTATTGA
- the eutJ gene encoding ethanolamine utilization protein EutJ: protein MDFAAIDKQISALEACIDSTVEVTPGEQLSVGVDLGTAYIVVVVLNAAGSPVACAMEFAQVIKDGLVVDYVGATRIVRRLVQQLEERLGRQLTHAAIAVPPGTGHKDSNTHRHVVEGAGLEVTAILDEPTAANAVLGVQNGVIVDIGGGTTGLSVIEDGKVTYVADEPTGGTHVSLVLAGSYRISFTEAEELKKDQDRQREILPVVRPVIQKMASIVNRHIEGRDISAIYLVGGTCCLKDFETVFEKETGRPVYKPANPFLVTPLGIALNCNA from the coding sequence ATGGACTTTGCCGCTATTGATAAGCAGATAAGCGCGCTCGAGGCGTGCATAGATTCCACTGTGGAGGTCACCCCCGGCGAACAGCTGTCCGTCGGGGTCGACCTGGGTACGGCATACATCGTTGTGGTGGTGCTTAATGCCGCAGGCAGTCCTGTGGCCTGTGCCATGGAGTTTGCGCAGGTCATCAAGGACGGACTGGTGGTGGATTATGTGGGTGCCACCCGCATTGTGCGCCGGCTTGTGCAGCAGCTGGAAGAACGTCTGGGCAGGCAGCTGACCCATGCGGCCATTGCCGTGCCGCCCGGCACCGGCCACAAAGACAGCAACACCCACCGCCATGTGGTGGAAGGGGCAGGGCTGGAAGTGACTGCGATTCTGGACGAACCCACGGCGGCCAATGCTGTTCTGGGTGTGCAAAACGGAGTCATTGTGGACATCGGCGGCGGCACTACCGGACTTTCGGTCATAGAAGACGGCAAGGTCACCTATGTGGCGGATGAACCCACCGGCGGAACTCATGTTTCCCTCGTGCTGGCAGGAAGCTACCGCATCAGCTTTACCGAAGCCGAAGAACTGAAAAAAGATCAGGATCGCCAGCGCGAAATTTTGCCCGTGGTGCGTCCCGTTATTCAGAAGATGGCTTCCATTGTGAACCGCCATATCGAGGGTCGCGATATTTCGGCCATCTATCTTGTGGGCGGCACATGCTGCCTGAAAGATTTCGAGACGGTGTTTGAAAAGGAAACCGGCAGACCCGTGTACAAGCCGGCCAATCCTTTTCTTGTAACGCCGCTGGGCATAGCCCTGAACTGCAACGCGTAG
- a CDS encoding EutN/CcmL family microcompartment protein, which yields MIIGKVIGNVWATRKEDALNGLKLMVVQREDACSRSSHESFVAVDCVGAGTDERVLVVTGSSARKALGNPDAPVDAAIVGIIDEVKIRPES from the coding sequence ATGATTATCGGCAAGGTGATCGGCAATGTGTGGGCCACGCGCAAGGAAGACGCCCTCAACGGACTGAAGCTGATGGTGGTGCAGCGCGAAGACGCCTGCAGCCGCAGCAGCCATGAAAGTTTTGTGGCCGTGGACTGTGTGGGCGCCGGAACGGATGAGCGTGTTCTTGTGGTTACCGGCAGCTCTGCGCGCAAGGCGCTGGGCAATCCCGATGCCCCTGTGGATGCCGCCATTGTGGGTATTATCGACGAAGTGAAAATTAGACCGGAGAGCTAG
- a CDS encoding BMC domain-containing protein: protein MDTLGLVESRSIAAGVNLADGMVKVAQVELVRAGTICSGRYFICLGGDRQAVQTAVSHAEQSGSALAGSYVISGVSPQVLAVLKKSVQPGTPGALGVVECRTVSAGIAAADAAVKRSGISLLRLVTGQGINGKSYFVFSGDVASVQEAADAAKTALGRHLIESVVIARPDASVVRALTSGVR, encoded by the coding sequence GTGGATACGCTGGGGCTGGTTGAAAGCAGAAGCATCGCCGCCGGAGTGAATCTGGCGGACGGCATGGTCAAGGTGGCGCAGGTGGAACTTGTGCGCGCCGGCACCATCTGTTCCGGCCGCTACTTTATCTGTCTCGGGGGCGACAGGCAGGCCGTGCAGACGGCTGTCAGCCATGCGGAACAGTCCGGCAGCGCGCTTGCCGGCAGCTACGTGATTTCCGGCGTGTCGCCGCAGGTGCTGGCGGTGCTTAAAAAAAGCGTGCAGCCCGGTACCCCGGGCGCGCTGGGCGTTGTGGAATGCCGCACTGTTTCCGCCGGTATTGCCGCAGCGGATGCCGCGGTCAAACGCTCCGGCATCAGTCTGCTGCGTCTTGTGACAGGGCAGGGCATCAACGGCAAATCATATTTCGTGTTCAGCGGTGATGTAGCATCTGTGCAAGAAGCCGCAGACGCTGCAAAAACAGCTTTGGGCAGGCATCTTATCGAGTCGGTGGTCATAGCCAGACCGGACGCCTCGGTCGTCAGGGCCCTAACAAGCGGTGTGAGGTAA
- the eutM gene encoding ethanolamine utilization microcompartment protein EutM, which yields MMMNALGMIETKGLVGAVEAADAMVKAANVELIGREQVGGGLVTVMVRGDVGAVKAATDAGAAAAGRVGELVSVHVIPRPHSEVELILPKRSK from the coding sequence ATAATGATGAATGCTCTTGGTATGATAGAGACCAAAGGTCTGGTTGGCGCAGTGGAAGCTGCCGATGCCATGGTAAAGGCTGCCAATGTTGAACTGATCGGCCGCGAACAGGTGGGCGGCGGTCTGGTGACCGTGATGGTGCGCGGAGACGTGGGTGCCGTAAAGGCCGCCACCGACGCCGGTGCAGCAGCCGCAGGCCGCGTGGGCGAACTGGTCAGCGTGCACGTTATTCCCCGCCCGCACAGCGAAGTGGAACTGATTCTGCCCAAGCGTTCCAAATAG
- a CDS encoding 1-propanol dehydrogenase PduQ yields MTQFYGKTKICYGEDALETLERLPIKQAFIVTDPFMVKTGFIDRLISHLDLGGIRHRVFDGVEPDPSLETVTKGTHLYMQDHAEAVIALGGGSAIDAAKAIAFFASKVDTSRPRPILVAIPTTSGTGSEVTAISVVTDKVNEVKIPLNDEQLIPDLAILDARFTRTLPPSVTSVTGMDVLTHAIEAYTSRKANAFTSIYAEYAIRYVFEYLPRAYRCSDDMEAREKMLLASCMAGMAFNNSGLGITHSIAHSLGGIFHVPHGLANAVVLPFVIQFNSFDAAVQYREIAQMLSLPAGSVGEGTQSLIKAVRELNESMGIPNRIGALKIEESAYRQHADVIARNVLDDICTAGNPRMPSRADIRMLLEQAW; encoded by the coding sequence GTGACACAGTTCTACGGAAAAACAAAAATCTGCTATGGCGAAGATGCCCTTGAGACCCTTGAGCGCCTTCCCATCAAGCAGGCGTTCATCGTCACCGATCCGTTCATGGTGAAGACCGGTTTCATCGACAGGCTCATAAGCCATCTTGATCTGGGCGGCATCCGTCACCGCGTGTTTGACGGTGTGGAGCCGGATCCTTCGCTGGAAACAGTCACCAAAGGTACCCACCTGTACATGCAGGATCATGCCGAAGCTGTCATAGCGCTCGGCGGCGGTTCTGCCATCGACGCGGCCAAGGCCATAGCCTTTTTTGCCAGCAAGGTTGATACCTCGCGGCCGCGGCCCATTCTGGTGGCCATTCCCACCACCAGCGGCACCGGGTCTGAAGTCACGGCCATATCGGTTGTGACGGACAAGGTGAACGAGGTGAAGATTCCGCTCAATGACGAACAGCTCATTCCCGATCTGGCCATCCTTGATGCGCGGTTCACCCGTACGCTGCCCCCCTCGGTGACTTCCGTCACCGGTATGGATGTGCTGACGCATGCCATTGAAGCATATACCTCGCGCAAGGCAAACGCGTTTACGTCCATCTACGCGGAATATGCCATCAGGTATGTTTTCGAATATCTGCCCCGCGCGTACCGCTGCAGCGACGATATGGAAGCCCGTGAGAAAATGCTGCTTGCCTCCTGCATGGCAGGTATGGCCTTCAACAACAGCGGGCTGGGCATCACCCACAGCATAGCGCACAGCCTCGGCGGTATTTTTCATGTGCCGCACGGGCTTGCCAATGCCGTGGTGCTGCCTTTCGTCATTCAGTTCAACAGCTTTGACGCTGCGGTGCAGTACCGCGAAATCGCACAGATGCTGTCTCTGCCTGCCGGTTCGGTGGGCGAGGGCACCCAGAGCCTTATCAAGGCCGTGCGCGAACTGAACGAATCCATGGGAATACCCAACAGAATAGGTGCTCTTAAAATAGAAGAGAGTGCTTACCGCCAGCATGCCGATGTCATCGCCAGAAACGTGCTGGACGATATATGCACCGCAGGCAATCCGAGAATGCCTTCGCGGGCCGATATCAGAATGCTGCTGGAACAGGCATGGTAG
- a CDS encoding 4Fe-4S dicluster domain-containing protein, whose protein sequence is MTGQTVECIRSAGVVGAGGAGLPTHIKADASVDTVLVNGASCEPLLMSDPYLMQAHPDIVIRGLLAVMGCTGARRGIICLKGKHAAAMAAVRGAVTREGSGRLEVFELRDFYPAGDEHVLVHEVLGRTVPQGGIPLQIGAVVSNVETLYNVALAMEGTPVTHRYVTVSGEVKRHMVVKVPVGTLVSDVLTFAGGPAITEYKVVDGGPMMGRVLPHTGRPVTKTTSGLLVLPPDHTVVARKIMDPEKVRRITTSICCQCSHCTDLCPRNLLGHSLHPHRLMRVLEGQMHAGTVAREALLCSECGLCEKFACPMMVSPREINAQIKQVLRREGVRWESTGEEPVPHPFRKSRYVATGRLLRRLDLVQYDTHPGYAGEYTPHMVRIPLAQHIGAPAVCVVAPGDTVRTGDLIGEIPEKSMGARVHASISGRVESVEDGMVTIKAC, encoded by the coding sequence ATGACTGGACAGACGGTGGAGTGTATTCGATCAGCAGGGGTTGTCGGAGCCGGCGGTGCCGGTCTGCCCACCCATATCAAGGCCGATGCCTCGGTGGATACTGTTCTGGTGAACGGTGCTTCATGTGAGCCGCTGCTCATGAGCGATCCCTACCTCATGCAGGCGCATCCCGATATCGTCATCCGCGGTCTTCTGGCCGTCATGGGCTGCACTGGCGCCCGTCGCGGCATCATCTGCCTGAAAGGCAAACACGCGGCAGCCATGGCTGCAGTGCGCGGGGCTGTGACCCGCGAGGGTTCCGGACGGCTTGAGGTGTTTGAACTGCGCGACTTTTATCCTGCCGGTGACGAACATGTGCTTGTGCACGAAGTGCTGGGCAGAACCGTGCCGCAGGGGGGCATCCCGTTGCAGATAGGGGCCGTGGTGAGCAACGTGGAAACCCTGTATAATGTTGCTCTGGCCATGGAGGGCACGCCCGTCACTCACCGTTATGTGACGGTGTCGGGCGAAGTGAAAAGGCACATGGTGGTCAAGGTGCCGGTGGGCACTCTTGTTTCCGACGTGCTGACCTTTGCGGGCGGTCCCGCCATAACTGAGTATAAAGTGGTGGACGGCGGCCCGATGATGGGCCGCGTCCTGCCCCACACCGGCAGACCCGTGACCAAAACGACCAGCGGCCTGCTGGTGCTGCCGCCCGATCATACCGTTGTGGCGCGCAAGATAATGGACCCCGAAAAAGTCCGCAGGATAACCACCAGCATCTGCTGTCAGTGTTCGCACTGTACCGACCTGTGTCCGCGCAATCTGCTGGGGCACTCGCTGCATCCGCACCGGCTTATGCGCGTGCTTGAGGGCCAGATGCACGCCGGTACCGTGGCGCGGGAAGCTCTGCTGTGTTCCGAATGCGGCCTGTGTGAAAAATTTGCCTGCCCCATGATGGTTTCCCCCCGCGAGATCAACGCGCAGATCAAGCAGGTGCTGCGCCGCGAGGGAGTGCGCTGGGAAAGCACAGGCGAAGAACCGGTGCCGCATCCTTTCAGAAAAAGCAGATATGTGGCCACCGGCAGACTGCTGCGCCGCCTTGATCTGGTGCAGTACGATACACACCCCGGCTACGCAGGCGAATATACGCCGCACATGGTGCGCATACCTCTTGCCCAGCATATCGGTGCCCCGGCCGTGTGCGTGGTGGCCCCCGGAGACACTGTCAGAACGGGTGATCTTATCGGAGAAATACCCGAAAAGAGCATGGGGGCGCGCGTGCATGCCAGCATCAGCGGCAGGGTCGAGTCCGTGGAAGACGGCATGGTAACCATCAAGGCTTGTTAA
- a CDS encoding BMC domain-containing protein produces the protein MDLRTIGCVELNSVAMGMHTADEMVKAAEVELVVARPTCPGRYIAIVAGDTGAVKSSVETGCRIGGEMLVDSFVLASVHSDVIPALGGAPEDASINALGVIETCTSASCILAADAAAKAAQVHLLEIRFAAGLAGKAFVVMTGDVSSVQAAVEAGVAGVGESGPVLSHVVIPSPSEGLKARIL, from the coding sequence ATGGATTTGCGTACTATCGGATGTGTGGAGCTGAACAGCGTTGCCATGGGCATGCATACTGCCGATGAAATGGTAAAGGCTGCTGAAGTGGAACTGGTGGTGGCCCGTCCCACCTGTCCGGGGCGGTATATAGCCATTGTGGCCGGTGATACCGGCGCGGTGAAAAGCAGTGTGGAAACAGGCTGCCGCATAGGCGGTGAAATGCTTGTTGACTCTTTTGTGCTGGCCAGTGTGCATTCCGACGTTATTCCGGCATTGGGCGGCGCACCCGAAGATGCCTCCATAAATGCACTGGGTGTCATAGAAACCTGTACCTCCGCTTCCTGTATTCTTGCCGCGGATGCCGCGGCAAAAGCCGCACAGGTTCATCTGCTCGAAATCCGCTTTGCAGCCGGACTTGCCGGCAAGGCTTTTGTGGTCATGACCGGCGATGTCAGTTCGGTGCAGGCGGCCGTAGAAGCAGGAGTGGCCGGTGTGGGCGAATCCGGTCCGGTGCTCAGCCATGTGGTCATTCCTTCTCCCAGTGAAGGGCTGAAGGCCAGAATTTTGTAA
- a CDS encoding BMC domain-containing protein — MSVFGNEPRQRVIQEYVPGKQVTLAHVIASPQQGLYLKLGLDGETAGALGILTITPSEGVIIAADIATKAASVEIGFLDRFGGSLVLVGDVASVEASLKAVLGYFDDVLQYAVVGLTRS; from the coding sequence ATGTCTGTATTCGGTAACGAGCCGAGACAAAGGGTCATTCAGGAATATGTGCCGGGCAAACAGGTGACGCTTGCCCATGTCATCGCCAGTCCGCAGCAGGGGCTGTACCTCAAGCTCGGGCTTGACGGCGAGACAGCAGGCGCTCTGGGTATTCTGACCATCACTCCCAGCGAGGGGGTTATCATCGCGGCAGATATCGCCACCAAGGCGGCCTCTGTCGAAATAGGCTTCCTTGACCGGTTCGGCGGGTCTTTGGTGCTGGTGGGCGATGTGGCCAGCGTGGAAGCTTCGCTCAAGGCTGTGCTGGGATATTTTGACGATGTGCTGCAGTACGCCGTTGTGGGACTGACAAGGTCGTAG
- a CDS encoding EutP/PduV family microcompartment system protein, producing MKKVMLIGETGAGKSSLIRALSGGEFVPRRGMAVEYYGRFINTPGEFLENRRFYYALITTAADCDLLLMVQDATRSTSLFPPRFAPIFNRRVVGVISKSDASEARFSRAEQFLLSAGAREIVRASVVSPDGLDALKTVLS from the coding sequence ATGAAGAAAGTCATGCTTATCGGTGAGACCGGAGCGGGCAAAAGTTCGCTTATCCGGGCGCTGTCCGGCGGGGAATTTGTTCCCCGCAGGGGTATGGCTGTGGAATACTACGGCCGGTTTATCAACACCCCAGGCGAGTTTCTGGAAAACCGCCGGTTTTACTATGCGCTTATCACCACCGCGGCGGACTGCGACCTGCTGCTGATGGTTCAGGACGCCACACGCAGCACGTCTCTTTTTCCCCCGCGTTTCGCTCCCATCTTTAACCGCAGGGTGGTGGGTGTCATTTCTAAAAGCGATGCCTCCGAAGCCCGTTTTTCCCGTGCGGAGCAGTTTCTGCTCAGTGCGGGGGCGCGCGAGATTGTCCGCGCCAGTGTTGTTTCTCCGGACGGACTGGATGCCCTGAAAACAGTTCTCTCCTGA
- a CDS encoding methyl-accepting chemotaxis protein produces MLRKFTIASRIIFLLVLMLVFSTIVGGIYTYFLYKVQDRSLTETEAVLHEGYERSMKFAVQTLATNLAHVAQTARSSGQDPVEAMRAAIAPVRFGGDGYYFIYNTQGYTVAHPLRPDFNGQPGMDKKDQKGNQYIRQLNEKAMSGGGFVTYWFNKPNEREPSPKLAYAQMIEGTDLWLSTGVYVDDIQEERERIRATLEALLDEARNIALTVVGVLFLLLVLPFAISIVRSILLPLRAATGNAQQVAAGNLDVVIAVEGRDEITRLEDALHTMLATLNNNIKEIEVKSRHAEEQARAAEQAAKQADEARKAAENAKSEGMRAAAARLETIMHHVTSASESISGQAEEMRQGAELQAERIAGTATAMEEMNATVFEIARNSAEAAEAGMQAGEKANAGADTVRMSIKSMLHTQEQAERLKTNMAHLGTQAESIGMIMTVIEDIADQTNLLALNAAIEAARAGDAGRGFAVVADEVRKLAEKTMGATKQVGDSIGAIQQVARENIDSVEAAVASLNEAVGLTEESGTALKEIVDSVERTAGQIQQIATAAEEQSATSEEINRAIEEISNITRETSEGVSSTVSSLSDLAEQLDTLNSLVQELKSS; encoded by the coding sequence GTGCTCAGAAAGTTTACTATTGCAAGCCGTATCATTTTTCTGCTGGTGTTGATGCTGGTGTTCTCTACCATCGTCGGTGGCATTTATACGTATTTTCTCTACAAAGTGCAGGACAGGTCGCTTACGGAAACAGAAGCCGTGCTGCATGAAGGGTATGAGCGGAGCATGAAGTTTGCCGTGCAGACTCTGGCCACCAACCTTGCCCATGTGGCGCAGACGGCGCGCAGCAGCGGGCAGGATCCCGTGGAAGCGATGCGTGCGGCCATAGCGCCGGTGCGTTTCGGCGGAGACGGGTATTATTTTATCTATAATACGCAGGGGTACACCGTGGCCCATCCGCTGCGGCCCGATTTTAACGGGCAGCCCGGTATGGATAAGAAAGACCAGAAGGGCAACCAGTACATCAGGCAGCTCAATGAAAAAGCCATGAGCGGCGGGGGCTTTGTCACCTACTGGTTCAACAAGCCCAATGAGCGCGAGCCCAGCCCCAAACTGGCATACGCCCAGATGATCGAAGGCACTGATCTGTGGCTTTCCACCGGTGTGTATGTGGATGATATTCAGGAGGAGCGGGAGCGCATACGGGCAACACTTGAGGCCCTGCTGGATGAGGCCCGCAATATTGCGCTGACAGTTGTCGGTGTGCTCTTTTTGCTGCTGGTACTGCCTTTTGCCATAAGCATCGTGCGCAGTATTCTGCTGCCGCTGCGCGCGGCCACAGGCAACGCACAGCAGGTAGCTGCGGGTAATCTTGATGTGGTCATTGCCGTGGAGGGCAGGGATGAAATCACCCGTCTGGAAGATGCGCTGCATACCATGCTGGCCACGCTGAACAACAACATTAAAGAAATTGAAGTGAAAAGCCGCCATGCCGAAGAGCAGGCCAGAGCGGCAGAACAGGCGGCAAAACAAGCGGATGAAGCCAGAAAGGCTGCGGAAAATGCCAAAAGCGAAGGCATGCGCGCTGCTGCTGCCAGACTGGAAACCATTATGCACCATGTGACCTCGGCGTCCGAGAGCATTTCCGGTCAGGCGGAGGAAATGCGTCAGGGTGCCGAACTGCAGGCCGAGCGCATAGCAGGCACTGCCACCGCCATGGAAGAGATGAATGCCACTGTGTTCGAGATTGCGCGCAACTCTGCGGAGGCGGCCGAAGCAGGCATGCAGGCCGGTGAAAAAGCCAACGCGGGCGCCGACACCGTGCGTATGTCCATCAAATCCATGCTGCACACGCAGGAGCAGGCCGAACGGCTTAAAACCAACATGGCGCATCTGGGTACACAGGCTGAATCCATCGGCATGATTATGACCGTTATTGAAGACATAGCCGACCAGACAAACCTGCTGGCGCTCAATGCCGCCATCGAGGCGGCGCGGGCCGGCGATGCCGGACGCGGTTTTGCCGTGGTGGCCGACGAGGTGCGCAAACTTGCGGAAAAAACCATGGGGGCCACCAAACAGGTCGGCGATTCCATAGGGGCCATCCAGCAGGTGGCGCGTGAAAATATCGATTCCGTGGAAGCTGCCGTGGCCAGCCTGAACGAAGCCGTGGGCCTTACGGAAGAATCCGGCACGGCGCTTAAGGAAATCGTGGACAGCGTGGAGCGTACCGCAGGACAGATTCAGCAGATAGCCACGGCCGCGGAAGAACAGTCGGCCACCTCTGAAGAAATCAACAGAGCCATTGAGGAAATAAGCAACATCACCAGAGAGACATCCGAAGGTGTGAGCAGCACGGTTTCTTCTCTCAGCGACCTTGCAGAACAGCTGGACACGTTGAACAGTCTTGTTCAGGAACTGAAAAGCAGCTGA
- a CDS encoding methyltransferase domain-containing protein, producing MKENDIRPENLMADNLSCIEEDRAFLLARKDRWVGVPCPACGADDAAPYGEKDGFGYVLCAACGTVYTSPRPDVRTLHAMYAQSKNYAYWNKHIFPASDAARKERIYAPRAVMLLEHARACGLEGGTFLEVGAGFGSFCEVVRETGFFGRVLAVEPVHELAETCRGKGLETLSMPVEHVEGTGFADVVASFEVIEHLFDPSVFLHKAHSLLRAGGMLVLSCPNYKGFDMQVMGLASKSFDHEHVNYFHPVSLARLLHRTGFDVRTVFTPGRLDASIVRDAVEQGEADVSGSPLLEYVFGDGWEQTGDDFQAFISRYGMSSHMVAVATRRG from the coding sequence GTGAAGGAAAATGATATCCGGCCTGAAAATCTTATGGCGGACAATCTTTCGTGCATCGAGGAAGACCGGGCCTTTCTGCTTGCCCGTAAAGACCGGTGGGTCGGAGTGCCTTGTCCTGCCTGCGGGGCAGACGATGCGGCACCCTATGGTGAAAAAGACGGTTTCGGGTATGTGCTGTGCGCTGCATGCGGCACGGTATACACTTCACCCCGTCCCGATGTGCGTACTTTGCATGCCATGTACGCGCAGTCCAAGAATTATGCCTATTGGAACAAGCATATTTTTCCCGCCAGCGATGCCGCCCGCAAAGAGCGTATCTATGCGCCGCGTGCGGTCATGCTGCTGGAGCATGCCCGTGCCTGCGGACTTGAGGGGGGTACCTTTCTTGAAGTGGGTGCGGGGTTCGGTTCGTTCTGCGAGGTGGTCAGGGAAACCGGATTTTTCGGCCGGGTGCTGGCTGTGGAGCCGGTGCACGAACTGGCGGAAACGTGCCGCGGCAAGGGGCTGGAAACGCTTAGTATGCCCGTGGAACATGTGGAAGGAACCGGTTTCGCCGATGTAGTGGCGTCGTTTGAGGTCATTGAACATCTTTTTGATCCTTCTGTCTTTCTGCACAAGGCGCACAGCCTGCTGCGCGCAGGCGGAATGCTGGTGTTGTCCTGTCCCAATTACAAGGGGTTTGACATGCAGGTCATGGGGCTGGCTTCCAAGTCGTTTGACCACGAACATGTGAATTATTTTCATCCGGTATCACTGGCCCGGCTTCTGCACCGCACCGGTTTTGATGTCAGAACAGTATTCACACCGGGCAGGCTTGATGCATCCATTGTACGTGATGCTGTGGAGCAGGGTGAGGCAGACGTGAGCGGCAGTCCTCTGCTTGAATATGTGTTCGGTGACGGCTGGGAACAGACAGGTGATGATTTTCAGGCATTTATCAGCCGGTACGGTATGTCGTCGCACATGGTGGCGGTGGCTACGCGCCGCGGATAG
- the hisH gene encoding imidazole glycerol phosphate synthase subunit HisH, producing MHGVLIRSYAAQGIRPPSVGVVNYGAGNILSIANALSLLGAVVHEVSAPEEIRQAEALVLPGVGAFPAAARRLSDSGLADALLDHALHRGRPLLGICLGMQLLTECSEEFGTTRGLGIIAGKTCRIPVRLCSLPHVGWNEVLPQGDDGMYAGIPQHAHFYFDHSYAVFCPEPFITGVARYEEQVVASVRQGTVWGTQFHPEKSQVWGLRLLRNFLDMTAGGRDDA from the coding sequence ATGCACGGAGTACTCATACGTTCCTACGCCGCACAGGGGATCAGGCCGCCGTCGGTGGGCGTTGTGAACTACGGTGCCGGCAATATTCTGTCCATTGCCAATGCGCTGTCATTGCTTGGTGCTGTGGTGCACGAAGTCTCCGCTCCGGAAGAAATCAGACAGGCGGAGGCGCTGGTTCTGCCGGGTGTGGGAGCGTTTCCCGCCGCAGCGCGGCGGCTGTCGGACAGCGGGCTTGCCGATGCCCTGCTCGACCATGCGTTGCACCGCGGCAGGCCGCTTCTGGGGATATGTCTGGGAATGCAGCTGCTGACGGAATGTTCCGAGGAGTTCGGCACCACTCGCGGATTAGGCATCATTGCCGGAAAGACATGCAGAATTCCTGTCCGGCTCTGTTCTTTGCCTCATGTGGGCTGGAATGAAGTGCTGCCGCAAGGAGACGACGGCATGTATGCGGGCATCCCGCAGCATGCACATTTCTACTTCGACCATTCCTATGCGGTTTTTTGTCCGGAGCCTTTCATTACGGGTGTTGCCCGTTATGAAGAGCAGGTCGTGGCCTCTGTCCGGCAGGGGACAGTATGGGGAACGCAGTTCCATCCTGAAAAAAGTCAGGTGTGGGGGCTGCGTCTGCTGCGCAATTTTCTGGATATGACAGCGGGGGGCAGGGACGATGCTTAA